One Streptomyces sp. ML-6 genomic region harbors:
- a CDS encoding phosphatidylserine decarboxylase codes for MPDSQTSAPRGGVRLARGASPWLLPTVATAALSLARARKSGRWAAVAVPTTALAAGMLWFFRDPEREITRGRVISPADGVVQSIMPWKDGRTRVAIFMSPLNVHVNRAPLAGRVTSVEHVPGGFVPAFNKESENNERVVWHFDTELGDIEMVQIAGAVARRIVPYIPQGTKVEQGERIGLIRFGSRVDIYLPEGVDVAVEVGQATTAGVTRIDRD; via the coding sequence ATGCCCGACAGCCAAACCTCTGCACCACGCGGCGGGGTCCGCCTTGCACGCGGAGCTTCGCCGTGGCTCCTCCCGACCGTCGCCACCGCGGCACTCAGCCTCGCCCGGGCCCGCAAGTCCGGGCGCTGGGCCGCGGTGGCCGTGCCCACCACCGCGCTCGCGGCGGGCATGCTGTGGTTCTTCCGCGACCCCGAGCGCGAGATCACCCGGGGCCGGGTGATCTCACCGGCCGACGGAGTGGTGCAGAGCATCATGCCGTGGAAGGACGGACGCACCCGCGTCGCGATCTTCATGAGCCCGCTGAACGTCCACGTCAACCGGGCGCCGCTGGCCGGCAGGGTGACCTCGGTCGAGCACGTCCCCGGCGGGTTCGTTCCGGCGTTCAACAAGGAGAGCGAGAACAACGAGCGCGTTGTCTGGCACTTCGACACCGAGCTCGGCGACATCGAGATGGTGCAGATCGCCGGCGCGGTCGCCCGGCGCATCGTCCCGTACATCCCGCAGGGCACGAAGGTGGAGCAGGGCGAGCGCATCGGCCTGATCCGCTTCGGCTCGCGGGTCGACATCTACCTTCCGGAGGGTGTCGATGTCGCGGTCGAGGTCGGCCAGGCCACCACCGCGGGGGTGACTCGAATTGACCGTGATTGA
- a CDS encoding PP2C family protein-serine/threonine phosphatase: MHRHRSAPDDPQDLLLTLGNLVDRALENIELHRIRAELGMALQRHLLPAGLPEFPGLRIGVRYTPSQDGLAIGGDFYDAFPMRDGTTGIVIGDVQGHGVEAAAFMGEARAGLRALAGMTTDPGEVLALANELLISLDCELFTTCCLLRVAPERGEFFVARAGHVPLVWGTDSGDRGICLDAGGMPLGILRDQPYPVTRRGLTEPGYLVLLTDGVVEGPSCPIDEGLAAVAELVGAADGADPDELAARVIRVADLTGHEDDAAVLVVRHEGPAETAG, translated from the coding sequence ATGCACCGACACCGCAGCGCACCGGACGACCCCCAGGACCTCCTGCTCACCCTCGGGAACCTGGTCGACCGGGCCCTGGAGAACATCGAGCTCCACCGGATCAGGGCGGAACTGGGCATGGCGCTGCAACGGCATCTGCTCCCGGCCGGGCTGCCCGAGTTCCCGGGGCTGCGGATCGGCGTCCGTTACACGCCCTCGCAGGACGGGCTGGCCATCGGCGGCGACTTCTACGACGCGTTCCCGATGCGGGACGGAACGACGGGAATCGTCATCGGCGACGTGCAGGGGCACGGCGTGGAGGCCGCCGCCTTCATGGGCGAGGCCCGGGCCGGTCTCAGGGCGCTCGCCGGTATGACGACCGACCCGGGCGAGGTGCTGGCGCTCGCCAACGAGCTGCTGATCTCGCTGGACTGCGAACTGTTCACGACCTGCTGTCTGCTGCGTGTGGCCCCGGAGCGGGGAGAGTTCTTCGTGGCCAGGGCCGGGCACGTGCCGCTCGTGTGGGGCACCGACTCGGGCGACCGCGGCATCTGCCTGGACGCGGGCGGGATGCCGTTGGGGATACTGCGCGACCAGCCGTACCCGGTGACCCGGCGGGGGCTGACGGAGCCCGGGTACCTGGTCCTGCTGACCGACGGGGTCGTGGAGGGGCCGTCCTGCCCGATCGACGAGGGGCTCGCCGCGGTGGCGGAGCTGGTCGGTGCCGCGGACGGGGCCGACCCCGACGAGCTGGCCGCACGGGTGATCCGGGTGGCGGACCTGACCGGTCACGAGGACGATGCCGCCGTGCTCGTCGTCCGTCACGAGGGCCCGGCGGAGACCGCCGGCTGA
- a CDS encoding MaoC family dehydratase, translating into MQFGRTYEEFEVGAIYKHWPGKTVTEYDDHLFCLLTMNHHPLHMDSNYAERTTDFGKNVVVGNYIYSLLLGMSVPDVSGKAIANLEIESLKHVAPTFHGDTIYGETTVLDKTPSRSKSDRGIVHVETRGYKQDGTLVCVFRRKVMVPTETYIKERGGEQPGRPELNQPSQKNVEK; encoded by the coding sequence ATGCAGTTCGGACGCACGTACGAGGAGTTCGAGGTCGGTGCGATCTACAAGCACTGGCCCGGGAAGACGGTCACGGAGTACGACGACCACCTCTTCTGTCTGCTGACCATGAATCATCACCCGTTGCACATGGACAGCAACTACGCGGAACGGACGACCGACTTCGGAAAGAACGTCGTCGTCGGCAACTACATCTACTCGCTGCTGCTCGGCATGTCCGTCCCGGACGTCTCCGGAAAGGCCATCGCCAATCTGGAGATCGAGTCGCTGAAGCACGTCGCGCCGACCTTCCACGGCGACACGATCTACGGCGAGACGACCGTTCTCGACAAGACGCCGTCGAGGTCGAAGAGCGACCGCGGAATCGTCCACGTGGAAACCAGGGGCTACAAGCAGGACGGCACGCTCGTCTGCGTGTTCCGCCGCAAGGTGATGGTCCCCACCGAGACGTACATCAAGGAGCGCGGCGGGGAGCAGCCCGGCCGTCCCGAGTTGAACCAGCCTTCGCAGAAGAACGTGGAGAAGTAG
- a CDS encoding acyl-CoA dehydrogenase family protein, which translates to MTRLAQTAGLDDVQREILSTVRDFVDKEIIPVATQLEHRDEYPTEIVEGLKELGLFGLMIPEEYGGLGESLLTYALCVEEIARGWMSVSGIINTHFIVAYMLKQHGTQEQKDTFLPRMALGEVRGAFSMSEPALGSDVSAITSKGVRDGKEYVLNGQKMWLTNGGTSSLVAVLCRSDEGHPEGTAPHKSMTTFLVEKEPGFGEVRPGLTIPGKIDKMGYKGVDTTELIMDGLRIPANRVLGGTTGRGFYQMMDGVEVGRVNVAARGCGVAQRAFELGVSYAQQRQTFGKPIAQHQAIQFKLAEMATKVEAAHAMMVNAARKKDSGERNDLEAGMAKYLASEYCKEVVEDAFRIHGGYGFSKEYEIERLYREAPMLLIGEGTAEIQKMIIGRRLLEEYRFQG; encoded by the coding sequence ATGACGCGACTCGCCCAGACCGCCGGCCTCGACGACGTCCAGCGGGAAATCCTCTCCACGGTCCGGGATTTCGTCGACAAGGAGATCATTCCGGTCGCGACCCAGCTGGAGCACCGTGACGAGTACCCCACCGAGATCGTGGAGGGACTCAAGGAACTCGGCCTGTTCGGGCTGATGATCCCCGAGGAGTACGGCGGCCTGGGTGAGTCGCTTCTCACATACGCGCTGTGCGTGGAGGAGATCGCCCGCGGCTGGATGAGCGTCTCGGGAATCATCAACACGCACTTCATCGTGGCGTACATGCTCAAGCAGCACGGCACCCAGGAGCAGAAGGACACCTTCCTGCCGCGGATGGCGCTGGGCGAGGTCCGGGGCGCGTTCTCGATGTCCGAGCCGGCGCTGGGCTCGGACGTCTCGGCGATCACCTCCAAGGGGGTCCGGGACGGCAAGGAGTACGTCCTGAACGGCCAGAAGATGTGGCTGACGAACGGTGGCACGTCCTCGCTCGTCGCCGTCCTGTGCCGGAGTGACGAAGGACACCCCGAGGGCACGGCCCCGCACAAGTCGATGACGACGTTCCTGGTGGAGAAGGAACCCGGATTCGGCGAGGTCCGCCCCGGCCTCACCATTCCCGGCAAGATCGACAAAATGGGATACAAGGGCGTCGATACGACCGAACTCATCATGGACGGGCTGCGCATTCCGGCCAATCGGGTACTGGGCGGCACCACCGGTCGAGGGTTTTACCAAATGATGGACGGCGTAGAGGTCGGCCGGGTGAATGTGGCGGCACGTGGCTGCGGCGTCGCGCAGCGTGCGTTCGAACTCGGCGTTTCCTACGCGCAACAGCGCCAGACCTTCGGAAAGCCGATTGCCCAGCACCAGGCGATCCAGTTCAAGCTGGCCGAAATGGCCACCAAGGTCGAGGCCGCCCATGCAATGATGGTGAACGCAGCCCGCAAAAAGGACTCCGGGGAACGAAACGACCTGGAGGCAGGGATGGCGAAGTACCTCGCCTCCGAATACTGCAAGGAAGTCGTCGAGGACGCCTTCCGTATCCACGGCGGCTACGGCTTCTCAAAGGAGTACGAGATCGAGCGCCTCTACCGGGAGGCCCCGATGCTGCTCATCGGCGAAGGTACCGCCGAGATCCAGAAAATGATCATCGGGCGCCGACTCCTCGAGGAGTACCGGTTCCAGGGGTGA
- a CDS encoding NUDIX hydrolase, whose protein sequence is MTTTDYAAYITGLPRVLAAAAMLFRDDRGRVLLVEPNYREGWTLPGGTIESDEGESPRQAARRETAEEIGLDIEPGRLLAVDWSRSPRRPPIAAYLYDGGVLGEAELKAIRLQEEELLSWKLVERDALDRHLLGTLGPRLRAALDVLDSGGGTVELVDGRPVAD, encoded by the coding sequence GTGACCACCACCGACTACGCCGCCTACATCACGGGCCTCCCCCGGGTACTGGCCGCCGCGGCCATGCTGTTCCGGGACGACCGGGGGCGGGTGCTGCTCGTCGAGCCGAATTACCGGGAGGGCTGGACCCTGCCCGGCGGAACGATCGAGTCCGACGAGGGCGAGAGCCCGCGCCAGGCCGCACGGCGCGAGACGGCCGAGGAGATCGGACTCGACATCGAGCCGGGGCGGTTGCTCGCCGTCGACTGGTCGCGCAGTCCGCGACGGCCGCCGATCGCCGCGTACCTGTACGACGGCGGAGTGCTCGGCGAGGCCGAGCTGAAGGCGATCCGGCTGCAGGAGGAGGAGCTCCTGTCCTGGAAGCTGGTGGAGCGCGACGCGCTGGACCGGCATCTCCTCGGCACCCTCGGGCCGCGCCTGCGGGCGGCCCTGGACGTCCTCGACTCCGGTGGCGGCACGGTGGAGCTGGTGGACGGCCGCCCGGTGGCCGACTGA
- a CDS encoding protein meaA has protein sequence MSGRQKDRPWLMRTYAGHSTAEASNELYRRNLAKGQTGLSVAFDLPTQTGYDPDHVLARGEVGRVGVPVSHLGDMRRLFQDIPLEQMNTSMTINATAMWLLALYQVVAEEQGADIARLQGTTQNDIVKEYLSRGTHVFPPGPSLRLTTDMITYTVRHIPKWNPINICSYHLQEAGATPVQEIAYAMSTAIAVLDAVRDSGQVPEEKFGDVVARISFFVNAGVRFIEEMCKMRAFGRIWDRITSDRYGIADPKQRRFRYGVQVNSLGLTEAQPENNVQRIVLEMLAVTLSKDARARAVQLPAWNEALGLPRPWDQQWSLRIQQVLAHESDLLEYEDIFAGSHVIEAKVDELVAEALAEIDRIQEMGGAMAAVESGYLKSELVSSHAARRARIEGGEEKIVGVNIHDTTEPNPLTADLDGAIMTVDPANEAGVVAALHQWRDNRDEARAGDALAALKKAAAGTGNLMEATLECARAGVTTGEWSWALRDVFGEFRAPTGVSSAPVAVTAEAGTPLALVREKVARTAADLGAGRLRLLVGKPGLDGHSNGAEQIAVRARDAGFEVVYQGIRLTPEQIVSAALAEDVHCVGLSILSGSHAELVPDVLTRLREAGAADIPVIAGGIIPPADAAALVGAGVAAVFTPKDFGITEIIGRIVDEIRKANKLDPLEVPA, from the coding sequence ATGAGCGGCCGTCAGAAGGACCGCCCGTGGCTCATGCGGACGTACGCCGGTCACTCGACCGCCGAGGCGTCCAACGAGCTCTACCGGCGCAACCTCGCCAAGGGCCAGACCGGCCTGTCGGTCGCCTTCGACCTGCCGACCCAGACCGGCTACGACCCCGACCACGTCCTCGCCCGCGGCGAGGTCGGCCGGGTCGGCGTGCCGGTGTCGCACCTCGGTGACATGCGCCGGCTGTTCCAGGACATCCCGCTGGAGCAGATGAACACCTCGATGACGATCAACGCCACCGCGATGTGGCTGCTGGCGCTCTACCAGGTGGTCGCGGAGGAGCAGGGCGCCGACATCGCCCGGCTCCAGGGGACGACGCAGAACGACATCGTCAAGGAGTACCTCTCGCGCGGGACGCACGTCTTCCCGCCGGGCCCCTCCCTGCGGCTGACCACCGACATGATCACGTACACGGTCCGGCACATCCCGAAGTGGAACCCGATCAACATCTGCAGCTACCACCTGCAGGAGGCGGGCGCCACCCCGGTCCAGGAGATCGCGTACGCCATGTCGACGGCCATCGCGGTCCTGGACGCCGTGCGCGACTCCGGCCAGGTGCCCGAGGAGAAGTTCGGCGACGTGGTCGCACGGATCTCCTTCTTCGTGAACGCGGGCGTCCGGTTCATCGAGGAGATGTGCAAGATGCGGGCCTTCGGCCGCATCTGGGACCGGATCACCAGCGACCGGTACGGCATCGCCGACCCCAAGCAGCGCCGTTTCCGCTACGGCGTCCAGGTCAACTCGCTCGGTCTGACCGAGGCGCAGCCGGAGAACAACGTCCAGCGCATCGTCCTGGAGATGCTGGCCGTCACGCTCTCCAAGGACGCCCGCGCCCGCGCCGTCCAGCTGCCCGCCTGGAACGAGGCGCTGGGGCTCCCCCGGCCCTGGGACCAGCAGTGGTCGCTGCGCATCCAGCAGGTGCTCGCGCACGAGAGCGACCTGCTGGAGTACGAGGACATCTTCGCCGGGTCGCACGTCATCGAGGCCAAGGTCGACGAGCTGGTCGCCGAGGCGCTCGCCGAGATCGACCGGATCCAGGAGATGGGCGGCGCCATGGCAGCCGTCGAGTCCGGCTATCTGAAGTCCGAGCTGGTCTCCTCGCACGCCGCCCGCCGGGCCCGGATCGAGGGCGGCGAGGAGAAGATCGTCGGCGTCAACATCCACGACACGACCGAGCCGAATCCGCTCACCGCCGACCTCGACGGGGCGATCATGACGGTCGACCCCGCCAACGAGGCCGGGGTCGTGGCGGCCCTGCACCAGTGGCGCGACAACCGGGACGAGGCCCGCGCCGGTGACGCCCTGGCCGCCCTGAAGAAGGCCGCGGCGGGCACCGGGAACCTGATGGAGGCGACCCTGGAGTGCGCCCGCGCGGGCGTCACCACCGGCGAGTGGTCCTGGGCGCTGCGCGACGTCTTCGGCGAGTTCCGGGCCCCGACGGGCGTCTCGTCCGCCCCGGTGGCGGTGACCGCCGAGGCCGGCACGCCGCTCGCCCTGGTCCGCGAGAAGGTCGCCAGGACCGCGGCCGACCTGGGTGCCGGACGGCTGCGGCTGCTGGTCGGCAAGCCGGGCCTGGACGGGCACTCCAACGGCGCCGAGCAGATCGCCGTACGGGCCCGCGACGCCGGCTTCGAAGTCGTCTACCAGGGGATCCGGCTGACTCCCGAACAGATCGTCTCGGCCGCGCTCGCCGAGGACGTGCACTGCGTCGGCCTGTCGATCCTGTCCGGCTCGCACGCCGAACTCGTGCCGGACGTGCTCACCCGGCTGCGCGAGGCGGGCGCCGCCGACATCCCGGTGATCGCGGGCGGGATCATTCCGCCCGCCGATGCCGCGGCCCTCGTCGGGGCCGGTGTCGCCGCCGTGTTCACCCCGAAGGATTTCGGTATCACGGAGATCATCGGCCGTATCGTCGACGAGATCCGGAAAGCGAACAAGCTCGACCCTCTGGAGGTCCCCGCATGA
- a CDS encoding DUF6221 family protein, giving the protein MTDNAEMIAFVRARLAEEERIAQGAGGDSWRCPADVPGEVHDRSGGIAFSVRNLGFDQHIAFQDPARTLRRIETSRVLLNEYAEVADLDTDRPEHDFRSGRAVGLGFAVRQLAAEHAGHPEYRARWLPRFIQ; this is encoded by the coding sequence ATGACAGACAACGCCGAGATGATCGCTTTCGTCCGGGCGCGGCTCGCCGAGGAAGAACGGATCGCGCAGGGGGCGGGCGGCGACAGCTGGCGCTGCCCGGCCGACGTGCCCGGCGAGGTGCACGACCGGTCCGGGGGCATCGCGTTCAGCGTGCGGAATCTCGGTTTCGACCAGCACATCGCCTTCCAGGACCCGGCGCGCACGCTGCGCCGCATCGAGACCAGCCGGGTGCTCCTCAACGAGTACGCCGAGGTGGCCGACCTGGACACCGACCGCCCCGAGCACGATTTCCGGTCCGGCCGGGCGGTGGGGCTGGGGTTCGCCGTGCGTCAGCTGGCAGCGGAGCACGCCGGCCATCCCGAGTACCGGGCCAGGTGGCTCCCCCGGTTCATCCAGTAG
- a CDS encoding glycerate kinase: METARVLVAADKFKGSLTAVQVAERVTAGLRRIAPGARVETLPVADGGDGTVAAAVAAGFERREARVTGPLGDPVTAAYALRDTTAVVEMAEASGLQHLPAGVFAPLTATTYGSGELLAAALDAGARTIVFGVGGSATTDGGAGMLAALGARFLDADGKPVGPGGGGLAALAEADLSGLDPRLAGVDLILASDVDNPLTGPKGAPEVYGRQKGATEDDIAVLDAALAHYASVLGPDHARLPGAGAAGGIGYGALVALGARFRPGIEVMLDVLGFAPALARADLVITGEGSLDAQTLHGKAPAGVAAAARAAGIEVVAVCGRLALSQEALTGAGISRAYALADLEPDPAVSMAQAGPLLERAAEAIAHDFLTRPR, translated from the coding sequence ATGGAGACCGCACGCGTGCTCGTCGCGGCGGACAAGTTCAAGGGCTCGCTCACGGCCGTGCAGGTCGCGGAGCGGGTGACGGCCGGGCTGCGGCGGATCGCCCCCGGCGCACGGGTCGAGACCCTGCCCGTGGCCGACGGCGGCGACGGCACGGTGGCGGCGGCGGTGGCCGCCGGATTCGAGCGCCGCGAGGCCAGGGTGACCGGCCCCCTCGGCGACCCGGTGACCGCGGCGTACGCGCTGCGCGACACCACGGCGGTGGTGGAGATGGCCGAGGCGTCGGGGCTCCAGCACCTGCCCGCGGGGGTGTTCGCCCCGCTCACGGCCACCACGTACGGGTCCGGCGAACTGCTGGCCGCCGCGCTCGACGCGGGGGCCCGGACGATCGTGTTCGGGGTCGGCGGCAGCGCGACCACGGACGGCGGCGCGGGCATGCTGGCCGCGCTCGGCGCCCGGTTCCTGGACGCGGACGGCAAGCCCGTCGGCCCCGGGGGCGGCGGCCTCGCCGCCCTGGCCGAGGCGGACCTGTCCGGCCTCGATCCACGACTGGCCGGGGTGGACCTGATCCTCGCCAGCGACGTCGACAACCCGCTGACGGGGCCGAAGGGCGCCCCCGAGGTCTACGGCAGGCAGAAGGGCGCGACCGAGGACGACATCGCGGTCCTCGACGCCGCGCTCGCCCACTACGCCTCCGTCCTCGGCCCGGACCACGCGCGGCTGCCCGGAGCGGGGGCGGCGGGCGGTATCGGCTACGGGGCGCTGGTCGCCCTCGGTGCCCGGTTCCGCCCCGGCATCGAGGTCATGCTCGACGTCCTGGGCTTCGCCCCCGCACTGGCCCGCGCCGACCTGGTGATCACCGGGGAGGGCTCGCTCGACGCGCAGACCCTGCACGGCAAGGCGCCGGCGGGAGTGGCCGCCGCGGCCCGCGCCGCGGGCATCGAGGTCGTCGCGGTCTGCGGCCGGCTGGCGCTGTCGCAGGAGGCCCTGACCGGGGCGGGCATCAGCCGCGCGTACGCCCTGGCGGACCTGGAACCGGACCCGGCGGTCTCGATGGCCCAGGCGGGGCCCCTGCTGGAACGCGCCGCCGAGGCGATCGCGCACGACTTCCTGACGCGGCCCCGGTAG
- a CDS encoding MASE1 domain-containing protein has translation MVDRARLRRRAVTVLTVLGVAACYCATAWLGLLQQLVRGQVTPLWPATGIAMAALLVFGVRVWPGIALGAFVVNGAIDPSPVSVPLITAGNTLAPVCSFLMLRRAGFHKDLDRLRDALALVFLGALAGTLISASAGSGALVLSGALPAAEFWPTWLVWWTGDAMGIMVVTPLLLAARRARWPRDIGPARWIEAAALVAATLGATLLATVTIPSLLFLVFPFLIWAAFRFERAGAACCALGVSTLAILAAGRMTGPFADYGLVASMIVLQAFNGVTALTALLLGAAVTERNRTHHEIRRLCARLSEKLARQDP, from the coding sequence GTGGTGGACAGAGCGCGGCTCCGGCGGCGGGCGGTCACGGTCCTGACGGTTCTGGGGGTGGCCGCCTGCTACTGCGCGACGGCCTGGCTGGGGCTGCTCCAGCAGCTGGTGCGGGGCCAGGTCACCCCGCTGTGGCCGGCGACCGGGATCGCGATGGCGGCGCTGCTCGTGTTCGGTGTGCGGGTCTGGCCCGGAATCGCGCTCGGGGCGTTCGTCGTCAACGGCGCCATCGATCCCTCGCCGGTGTCCGTGCCGCTGATCACCGCCGGAAACACCCTCGCCCCGGTCTGCTCGTTCCTGATGCTGAGGCGCGCGGGTTTCCACAAGGACCTCGACCGGCTGCGGGATGCGCTGGCGCTGGTCTTCCTCGGCGCCCTGGCCGGTACGCTGATCAGCGCGTCCGCGGGTTCCGGAGCCCTCGTGCTGTCGGGGGCGCTCCCGGCCGCCGAGTTCTGGCCGACCTGGCTGGTCTGGTGGACGGGCGACGCCATGGGCATCATGGTCGTGACGCCGTTGCTGCTGGCCGCCCGCAGGGCCCGGTGGCCGCGCGACATCGGCCCGGCACGATGGATCGAGGCCGCCGCCCTGGTGGCCGCCACCCTGGGCGCCACCCTCCTGGCGACCGTCACGATCCCCTCGCTGCTGTTCCTCGTGTTCCCCTTCCTCATCTGGGCCGCCTTCCGCTTCGAGCGGGCCGGCGCCGCCTGCTGCGCGCTGGGCGTGTCCACGCTCGCGATCCTGGCCGCCGGACGGATGACCGGCCCCTTCGCCGATTACGGTCTGGTCGCCTCCATGATCGTCCTCCAGGCGTTCAACGGGGTCACCGCGCTCACCGCGCTGCTGCTCGGCGCGGCCGTCACCGAACGCAACCGGACCCACCACGAGATCCGACGGCTCTGCGCGCGACTCTCCGAGAAGCTGGCCCGGCAGGACCCGTGA
- the pssA gene encoding CDP-diacylglycerol--serine O-phosphatidyltransferase translates to MTVIDPDTQAGWVPEAESEEDAGEDMPLSLRLSIADTLTLGNATCGFMAVYFTTTGILIPHLTGSDESGMARHSAATAVILMLLAAVFDLFDGLVARKLRSSPMGAELDNLSDLISFGLAPAYFVLVYGMVADDAHQRVSALAAVVVLLAVVLRLARFSCVTMKDGMFQGMPSPFGALTVVSIVLLELPFVPTLLAIVGVAWLMVSRVEYPKPRGILAVAMLSWIVAAMGLLAAWAFDAPGGQLLLQTGCALQVVLGAVIPLFATARRVNTFRGNRREARAAQLP, encoded by the coding sequence TTGACCGTGATTGATCCCGACACACAGGCCGGCTGGGTGCCGGAGGCGGAGTCCGAGGAGGACGCCGGCGAGGACATGCCGCTCTCTCTGCGGCTGTCGATAGCGGACACCCTCACGCTCGGCAACGCCACCTGCGGGTTCATGGCGGTGTACTTCACCACCACCGGAATCCTCATTCCGCACCTCACGGGCAGCGACGAGAGCGGCATGGCGCGGCACTCCGCGGCCACCGCCGTCATCCTGATGCTCCTCGCGGCGGTCTTCGACCTCTTCGACGGGCTCGTGGCCCGCAAGCTGCGCTCCTCGCCGATGGGGGCCGAGCTGGACAACCTCTCGGACCTGATCAGCTTCGGGCTCGCCCCGGCGTACTTCGTCCTCGTCTACGGCATGGTCGCGGACGACGCGCACCAGCGGGTGTCCGCGCTGGCGGCGGTCGTGGTGTTGCTGGCGGTGGTGCTCAGACTCGCCAGATTCTCCTGCGTGACCATGAAGGACGGCATGTTCCAGGGCATGCCGAGCCCCTTCGGAGCGCTCACGGTCGTCTCGATCGTGCTCCTGGAGCTGCCCTTCGTGCCGACGCTCCTCGCGATCGTCGGGGTGGCGTGGCTGATGGTCAGCCGGGTCGAGTACCCGAAGCCGCGGGGCATCCTCGCGGTGGCGATGCTCAGCTGGATCGTGGCCGCGATGGGGCTGCTCGCCGCCTGGGCGTTCGATGCCCCCGGCGGTCAGCTGCTCCTCCAGACCGGCTGCGCGCTCCAGGTGGTCCTGGGAGCGGTCATCCCGCTCTTCGCGACGGCCCGGCGGGTGAACACCTTCCGCGGCAACCGGCGCGAGGCGCGGGCGGCGCAGCTCCCGTAG
- a CDS encoding SRPBCC family protein — MPHVSANVHVSRPADEVFSFLRDPRNLAEWSSSIDRVIDGPLAAELGDEYICKFPGRRRTHRLRCTASAPVEYLVFRGAGMWTPLGRHSPELEFRLSPGLRGTTVTVSVRPHLDGGMIVLAPFVTMAWRRDLPSELQCLADLLAGGNGSGPRPDEGVVPGLPGAGAGGDGTGEAVDGSGLGTAPSVG, encoded by the coding sequence ATGCCCCATGTGTCTGCGAATGTCCATGTGTCCCGCCCCGCCGACGAGGTCTTCTCGTTCCTCCGGGATCCGCGGAATCTGGCCGAGTGGTCGTCGAGCATCGACCGGGTGATCGACGGTCCCCTCGCCGCCGAACTCGGCGACGAGTACATCTGCAAGTTTCCGGGCAGACGACGGACGCACCGCCTCCGGTGCACCGCGAGCGCCCCCGTCGAGTACCTGGTCTTCCGGGGTGCGGGCATGTGGACCCCGCTGGGCCGGCATTCCCCGGAGCTGGAGTTCCGGCTCAGTCCGGGCCTCCGGGGCACGACGGTCACCGTTTCGGTCAGGCCCCATCTGGACGGCGGCATGATCGTGCTCGCGCCGTTCGTGACGATGGCCTGGCGGCGTGACCTGCCGTCGGAGCTCCAGTGCCTGGCCGACCTGCTGGCCGGCGGGAACGGCTCCGGCCCGCGCCCTGACGAAGGCGTGGTCCCGGGCCTCCCCGGAGCGGGGGCCGGCGGGGACGGCACCGGGGAAGCCGTCGACGGAAGCGGTCTGGGAACCGCACCGTCCGTCGGATGA
- a CDS encoding CoA ester lyase has translation MTAVTPPPVSPHSQATSLRDGTSRLRPRRSCLAVPGSNPRFLEKAQGLPADQVFLDLEDACAPLAKEGARHTIVDALNNGDWTGKTRVVRVNDWTTHWTYRDVITVVEGAGQNLDCIMLPKVQDAQQVVALDLLLTQIEKTMGLEVGRIGIEAQIENAKGLVNIDDIAAASPRLETLIFGPADFMASINMKTLVVGQQPPGYPADAYHYILMRILMAARTHDLQAIDGPFLQIRDVDAYREVAGRAAALGFDGKWVLHPGQVEAANEVFSPSQEDYDHAELILDAYEWCTSEKGGKKGSAMLGDEMIDEASRKMALVIAGKGRAAGMQRTSKFEAPEA, from the coding sequence ATGACTGCCGTCACCCCCCCGCCCGTCTCCCCCCACTCCCAGGCGACGTCCCTGCGGGACGGCACCTCCCGGCTGCGTCCGCGCCGCTCGTGCCTGGCCGTGCCCGGCTCGAACCCGCGGTTCCTGGAGAAGGCCCAGGGGCTCCCCGCCGACCAGGTCTTCCTCGACCTGGAGGACGCCTGCGCGCCGCTCGCCAAGGAGGGCGCGCGGCACACCATCGTCGATGCGCTGAACAACGGGGACTGGACGGGCAAGACCCGGGTCGTGCGGGTCAACGACTGGACCACCCACTGGACCTACCGCGACGTCATCACGGTCGTCGAGGGCGCGGGCCAGAACCTCGACTGCATCATGCTGCCCAAGGTCCAGGACGCCCAGCAGGTCGTCGCCCTCGACCTGCTGCTGACCCAGATCGAGAAGACGATGGGCCTCGAGGTCGGCCGGATCGGCATCGAGGCGCAGATCGAGAACGCCAAGGGCCTGGTGAACATCGACGACATCGCCGCCGCCTCGCCCCGCCTGGAGACGCTGATCTTCGGCCCGGCCGACTTCATGGCGTCGATCAACATGAAGACCCTGGTCGTCGGCCAGCAGCCGCCCGGCTACCCGGCGGACGCCTACCACTACATCCTGATGCGCATCCTGATGGCGGCCCGTACGCACGACCTCCAGGCGATCGACGGCCCCTTCCTCCAGATCCGCGACGTGGACGCGTACCGCGAGGTCGCGGGCCGGGCGGCGGCGCTGGGCTTCGACGGCAAGTGGGTGCTGCACCCCGGTCAGGTCGAGGCGGCCAACGAGGTGTTCTCGCCCTCGCAGGAGGACTACGACCACGCCGAGCTGATCCTCGACGCGTACGAGTGGTGCACTTCGGAGAAGGGCGGCAAGAAGGGCTCGGCGATGCTCGGCGACGAGATGATCGACGAGGCCAGCCGCAAGATGGCCCTCGTCATCGCAGGCAAGGGCCGTGCCGCCGGCATGCAGCGCACCTCCAAGTTCGAAGCCCCGGAGGCCTGA